Genomic DNA from Paenibacillus sp. MBLB1832:
ATTGCAACAGGCGGAACGGCTGAAGCGATTGAAGCAGCAGGACTTCCTGTAACAACGGTTCATAAGCTCAGCGAAGGTTCACCGAACATTCTTGACCTCATCCGCAGCGGTGATGCACAGTTTGTCGTGAACACATTGACTAAAGGTAAAACGCCTGAGCGTGACGGCTTCCGCATTCGTCGTGAAGCAGTTGAGAACGGTGTTGTTTGTATGACATCTCTCGATACGGTTAGAGCGCTAGTAAATATGCTTGAAGCGATTAACTTCTCCTCACGTGCAATGCCAATTTATGCTTAAGGGATGGTGCCAAACATGAGTGCGTTAACACGATTAGATGTTACCGGACGCATTATGGTCGCCTTAGATTACGCGAACGCAGAAGGTGCCGAAGGGCTGCTAAAGCAGCTTGACGGCATCCCCTGCTATGTAAAGGTAGGAATGCAGCTGTTTTATGCTGCAGGTCCTACCTTTGTCGCGAGTCTGAAGGATCGCGGCTATAAGGTGTTCCTGGATGTGAAGATGCATGACATCCCGAACACGGTGAAAGGCGGCTCGGAGAGCGTGACGCGCCTTGGGGTAGATTTGTTCAATGTGCATGCCGCCGGAGGCAAGCACATGATGGAAGCGGCCTTGGAGGGTGTCGACAAGGCGCTTACCGGTGGAGCTCCACGTCCGATCGTCATCGGCGTGACGCAGTTAACCAGCACCTCGCAGCCCGTGCTGAATGACGAGATCGGCCTGACCGGTACGGTCGAGCAGGCCGTCATTCGGTATGCCCGCACGGCGCATGCCGCGGGGCTGCAAGGCGTCGTCGCCTCACCGCTTGAGGTGACGGCGATTAAGGCGGCGTGCGGTGACAGCTTCGTCACCGTGACGCCAGGCATCCGCCCGGCGGGGGCGGATATGGGCGACCAGTCGCGCATCATGACGCCGGCTGAGGCGTTCGCGCAGGGGACGGACTACGTCGTGATCGGGCGTCCGATCACAGGGGCGGCGGATCCACGAGCTGCGATTGAAGCGATTATCGAATCAATCGTATAAGGTGTCGGGCCCCAAGATTTTAACATTTGAAAGGATCGGTGGAAGAGACATGAGTAAACTTGAAACCATCGCGCAGCACATTGCCGCGTCGTTATTAGATATCGAAGCGGTTGCGCTTCGTCCACAACAACCTTTTACATGGACATCAGGATTGAAATCCCCGATTTATTGCGATAATCGCTTAACGATGTCGCACCCAGCGATTCGCGAAGCGATTGCAGACGGGTTCGCTGCGTTGATCAAAGAGAAATTCCCAGAAGCTGAGGTTGTCGCAGGAACAGCAACAGCTGGCATTCCGCACGCAGCTTGGGTCGCTCAGAAGCTCGGACTTCCGATGATCTACATTCGCGATAAAGCGAAAGGTCATGGCAAAGAAAACCTGATCGAAGGAACTGTGAAGCCAGGTCAGAAGGTTATCGTCATCGAGGATTTGATTTCGACAGGCGGCAGTTCGCTTAAAGCGGCGTTGGCAGTCAATGACGCGGGTGCGAAAGCGCTTGGCGTATTGGCGATCTTCTCCTACCAGTTAGACAAAGCAACAGATGCGTTCGCGGCGGCAGATATGCCACTTCACACGCTTTCCAATTATTCAACCTTGCTTGAAGTTGCTTTGGAAAAAGGCAAAATTCAAGCAGCGGATATGGAATTGCTGCGCGCTTGGAGAACGAATCCAGCAGCGTACGGTGTGTAATCGTCGAATCATAGAACGCGAGAATTGACGGATTATGTAGAATCCCTCTATACTAATAGGGTGGTTGGATCATTCCTGCCAGCAGCGAAAGGGCAAATGATGCGAAAGCGTCAGACGCAAAGCTACAGGGGCTAATCGGATCAAACCGAATGCTTGCCAGCTATCGAACTTGGAGAGGAGACAAAAGCATGAATGTAAATAGCGCGCTTACTGCCATCAACAGCACCGACGGTCTGAAACAAGCGGTCGGCATACAGATGTTGAAGAAGACAAGTGATACGCAAACGGATTTAACCACGACACTTATTCAAGATTTCGCGAATAATCAAGCGCAGGTTACCGCACCAGCGGCGCCTCACTTAGGTGCAAATCTAGACATCCGTGTCTAAATGATAAGAAGCTCTTCCTTTTCGTAAAGGTGAGCTTCTTTTTTTGTCTATTCTTATGCCGACACTACTTGTCAGGTGAAGTTGTTGATGAACGCTTGTAAAGGCTGCGACATCCACTTCTTCGGATGAAGGACGAACTGTAAGTCCATGGCTAACTGTGTATGGGTAAAAGGAAGCCGTACCAGCTTGCCCAACTCTAGCTCGCTTTCCACCGTGATCAGGGGCAGCAGCGCAAGCCCGAGGCCGCTCATCACACAATGTTTAATCGTTTCGATATTGCCCAATTCGAACCCGATTTGTAAGGCAATAGCTTGTTCTTTGAGCAGTCTCTCAAATTTACCTCTGTAGATGCAGCCTTCCTCAGTCACGATGAATTCGTAGGCGCCAAGAGCGCTGATGCTTATGTGCGACTCACGACTGAGTGGATGATCTTGAGGGGCGATGACAACGAGCTGTTCCTCCCTGACCTTCGTACAGGCGAGGGACGGATCCGCAGGATACTGGTCCAGCAGCAGCCCGATATCATAATCGCCGTCTTTGACTTTGGCTAGAATGGAGGCTTCACTGTCCGGGAATAATTGGATATTAAGTGTAGGGTACAGCTTTTTCAACTCGTGTAGAAAAGGCGGCAAATAATAAGCGGCAAGCGAATGAATCGTGCCAATCGTCAATGTGCCAGAGACTTGGCTTGCGATCATTTCTTTGGATTGATCATAGAGCTCCAGCATTTGCAAAGTAAGAACTAGCAAGGTTTCTCCTGGAGGAGTCAACCGCAGCTGCCGTCCGTATCGCTCGAAGAGTGGAACGCCATATTCTCGTTCCAGCTTCTGAATTTGCATCGTAATGCTGGATTGCGCATAGCCTAATTCCTCAGCAGCACGTGTAAAGCTTTTGCGGCGTGCCACCTCTCGAAACGTTCGGAAATAAGTCAGATCCATGTACGGCCTCGCTTTATTATCAAAATTTTTGATGAGTTCTATCATTTATTATAGCTAACAGTGATGGATTGTTCCATGCTAAAGTAAATGTACAAACACACGAGGCTGGGAGTTGGTTATTTTGCTAAGAGAACAAGATCTACACGGGATTTATGTGCCGATCATTACACCGTTTGATGAAGAAGGCGAGGTAGATGCTGCATCCTTTTATAATCAAGCTTATAATTTATTTCAAGATGAGATCGATGGCCTTGTCGTCAATGGCACAACAGGAGAGTCGCCTACGATTACGAAGGATGAGCTAGGCGTGGTATTCGCTGCCGCACAAGCTGCGCGGGAAGCTGCTCATGTTACGGCGCCTTTGATTGTGGGCACAGGTACGAATGATATGCGTTCCACGGTGAGAAAAACAGAAGAAGCAGGCAAACTGGGAGCGGAAGCGGCGCTCGTCGTTGTGCCGTATTACAACCGACCAAGTCAGCAGGGGATCATTGAACATTTTCGTCACGTGGCAAGTGTAGGAGTTCCTGTTATCTTGTATGAAGTACCTCATCGCACGGGTATCACGTTGGAACTAGATACCGTTCGTACGATTCTGGATTTGGATGGTGTCATTGGGATAAAGGACAGCACACCGAACACGCAACTGGTCACAGCGTTAACGCATCTAGGCTCAAAACCCGTGCTTTGCGGGGAAGATACCTTGCTATTTGCGGCGCTGCAGGCTGGAGCTAAAGGTGTAATGAGCGCATCAGCGAACGTAGAAACTGAGCGGTTCGTGCAATTTATTCGCAGTTTTGAGCGGGGGGACGCAGAACAGAGTAGACAACAATTTGATGAGCTTCTGCCTCTTGCGCAACTTCTATTCCAAGAACCTAATCCCGCTCCGATCAAATGGTTACTGCAACAACAAGGCGTAATTGCATCGGAAACTTTACGTCTACCGCTCCTGCCGATCACGGAAAGCTTGCAAGCGAAATTAGCTGCCTATATCTAAAGTGTTAAGGAGTTGGTCCAGATGCATCGTACTAGAGTGTTTACAGGCTCACCATGGGAACCGATTGTCGGGTATTGCCGAGCAATTCGCGTTGGCAATCGGATTGAAGTCGCAGGAACAACCGCAATGAAAGACGGCGAAGTTGTCGGCATCGGCGATGCGTACACTCAAACGCGCTTTATACTCGAGACGATCGCTAGCGCACTGCAAGAACTAGGCTCTGGGATGTCAGATGTCATCCGAACACGGATGTACGTGACCGATATTTCGCAGTGGGAAGCGTATGGGAAGGCGCATGGTGAATTTTTTAGAGAGGTGCAGCCTGTGGCGACGATGGTTGAAGTGAAGGCGCTGATTGATCCGCAGCTGTTGATCGAGATTGAAGTTGAAGCGGTTGTAGCCGATGAGGAGATATAGGTTTGAAATATGTATAGTGGAGCCTGTCGCAAGTGCCGTTCAAACGGCCAGAGCGTCAGGCTTTTTCATTTTGACAATTTGTGTGACTCTGAAGTGGTATTGACAATTCCCACAAATGGATTTAGAGTTATAGTGCACTAGTTCAATAGTGTACTGGTTCTTGTGCAGAGGAGGGTAGGACCGTGCAACTTAATTTTAACAGCCCGAAACCGATTTATTTGCAGATGGTAGATGAAGTCAAGAAGGCTCTAGCCCGTGGTGAGCTCTCACCAGGTGATAAAATTCCATCCCACAAGGAAAGGGCGCAAATCTCGCAGGTGAATCCCAATACCGTGATGCGGGCATATCAAGAGATGGAACGCGAGGGATTGACGGAAACGTTACGGGGTCAGGGTACTTTTATCAAAAACGATCCTGCGATTCTATCCATTATTCGTTCTGAGATGGCGAAATCAGCCGTTGAGCAATTCATTGTCGAAATGCGCGCCCTCGGCATTGAGCCAGAAGAAATGGCGCAGCTGCTGCAAGATACGTTGCAAAATGGACCAAAGGAGGGGTAGACCGTGTCCAATACAGAGAATCCGTTTATTATTGAACTGAAGGATATACATAAAAAATATTTACTTAAGCATGCCGTAAGAGGGATTGATGTGCAGATCAAGAAAGGCACGATTGTTGGGTTGCTGGGGCCAAACGGCAGCGGGAAATCCACCTTGCTCAAAATGATGGCCGGTCTCATTTATCCCACCGCGGGCAGCATCCTCGTAGGCGGCAGAAAGCCGGATGTACATAATAAGCAGCATGTCGCTTATTTGCCTGAGATTGACCATCTCTATGGCTGGATGACGGTGAAAGAGACGCTGAACTTTGTTGCTGGGTTCTACAAGGACTGGCAGGCAGATAAAGCTGCAGAAATGCTGGTCAAGATGGAATTGGATGAGCATCAGAAAGTTAGGAATCTTTCCAAGGGGATGCGGGCTCGATTGAAGTTGATCGTAGCATTGTCGCGCAAAGTTCCGCTCATTCTGCTGGACGAGCCGTTCTCAGGCATTGATCCGTCATCTCGGGCTAAAATCATTCGCTCCATCATTAGTGAATTCCAGTCCGAGGAGCAAACGATTGTGTTGTCCACGCATTCGGTGAATGAATCTGAGCCGATGTTTGACGATGTCATTTTCCTGCAGAAGGGTCAGATCCACACGTTTGACTCCACTGAAAATTTGCGTGCGACCTACGGTTGTTCGTTAGAGAACATATGGGAGAAGGTGTACGGGTAGATGGGACTCTGGAACTTATTCAAGAAGGAAGTAAAGAGTATTTTCCCTCTATATGGTGTATTTGCTTTGCTCGTCACGGTTGTACATCTGATTATTTTGTACAAAAGAGCTGTACTGGACATGGACATAACGATGGTGTTTGCTATTTTATTACCGTACCTATTTATCGCCGCCATTGCCGTTGGTACGGGTTACTACCAACTCTTTATCGAATGGAAAACGAATTCGATTTATCTTCTCCTTTCCTTGCCAATCCGCGGATGGAAGGTGCTAACAGCTAAGCTGGCGGCGGTGCTATCGATGCTTGTTCTAGTGTGCCTATGGATTGGGGGAAGCTTTGCGGTTATTTTGCTTCGAGTCAAATGGGATGAGCTAGTTGGAAATGAAGATTGGGCAGGACAGTTTCCTACCCTTTTTAGTCTGTTGATCAACA
This window encodes:
- the pyrF gene encoding orotidine-5'-phosphate decarboxylase is translated as MSALTRLDVTGRIMVALDYANAEGAEGLLKQLDGIPCYVKVGMQLFYAAGPTFVASLKDRGYKVFLDVKMHDIPNTVKGGSESVTRLGVDLFNVHAAGGKHMMEAALEGVDKALTGGAPRPIVIGVTQLTSTSQPVLNDEIGLTGTVEQAVIRYARTAHAAGLQGVVASPLEVTAIKAACGDSFVTVTPGIRPAGADMGDQSRIMTPAEAFAQGTDYVVIGRPITGAADPRAAIEAIIESIV
- the pyrE gene encoding orotate phosphoribosyltransferase; its protein translation is MSKLETIAQHIAASLLDIEAVALRPQQPFTWTSGLKSPIYCDNRLTMSHPAIREAIADGFAALIKEKFPEAEVVAGTATAGIPHAAWVAQKLGLPMIYIRDKAKGHGKENLIEGTVKPGQKVIVIEDLISTGGSSLKAALAVNDAGAKALGVLAIFSYQLDKATDAFAAADMPLHTLSNYSTLLEVALEKGKIQAADMELLRAWRTNPAAYGV
- a CDS encoding putative motility protein, encoding MNVNSALTAINSTDGLKQAVGIQMLKKTSDTQTDLTTTLIQDFANNQAQVTAPAAPHLGANLDIRV
- a CDS encoding LysR family transcriptional regulator, which produces MDLTYFRTFREVARRKSFTRAAEELGYAQSSITMQIQKLEREYGVPLFERYGRQLRLTPPGETLLVLTLQMLELYDQSKEMIASQVSGTLTIGTIHSLAAYYLPPFLHELKKLYPTLNIQLFPDSEASILAKVKDGDYDIGLLLDQYPADPSLACTKVREEQLVVIAPQDHPLSRESHISISALGAYEFIVTEEGCIYRGKFERLLKEQAIALQIGFELGNIETIKHCVMSGLGLALLPLITVESELELGKLVRLPFTHTQLAMDLQFVLHPKKWMSQPLQAFINNFT
- the dapA gene encoding 4-hydroxy-tetrahydrodipicolinate synthase, translating into MLREQDLHGIYVPIITPFDEEGEVDAASFYNQAYNLFQDEIDGLVVNGTTGESPTITKDELGVVFAAAQAAREAAHVTAPLIVGTGTNDMRSTVRKTEEAGKLGAEAALVVVPYYNRPSQQGIIEHFRHVASVGVPVILYEVPHRTGITLELDTVRTILDLDGVIGIKDSTPNTQLVTALTHLGSKPVLCGEDTLLFAALQAGAKGVMSASANVETERFVQFIRSFERGDAEQSRQQFDELLPLAQLLFQEPNPAPIKWLLQQQGVIASETLRLPLLPITESLQAKLAAYI
- a CDS encoding RidA family protein codes for the protein MHRTRVFTGSPWEPIVGYCRAIRVGNRIEVAGTTAMKDGEVVGIGDAYTQTRFILETIASALQELGSGMSDVIRTRMYVTDISQWEAYGKAHGEFFREVQPVATMVEVKALIDPQLLIEIEVEAVVADEEI
- a CDS encoding GntR family transcriptional regulator, with the protein product MQLNFNSPKPIYLQMVDEVKKALARGELSPGDKIPSHKERAQISQVNPNTVMRAYQEMEREGLTETLRGQGTFIKNDPAILSIIRSEMAKSAVEQFIVEMRALGIEPEEMAQLLQDTLQNGPKEG
- a CDS encoding ABC transporter ATP-binding protein, which encodes MSNTENPFIIELKDIHKKYLLKHAVRGIDVQIKKGTIVGLLGPNGSGKSTLLKMMAGLIYPTAGSILVGGRKPDVHNKQHVAYLPEIDHLYGWMTVKETLNFVAGFYKDWQADKAAEMLVKMELDEHQKVRNLSKGMRARLKLIVALSRKVPLILLDEPFSGIDPSSRAKIIRSIISEFQSEEQTIVLSTHSVNESEPMFDDVIFLQKGQIHTFDSTENLRATYGCSLENIWEKVYG